One region of Enterobacter ludwigii genomic DNA includes:
- the rcsD gene encoding phosphotransferase RcsD, whose product MSQTETTAPSKFSLLPGSITRFFLLLIVVLLVTMGVMVQSAVNAWLKDKSYQVVDITHAVHKRIDTWRYATWQIYDNIAAAPATSSGDGLQETRLKQDVYYLEKPQRKTEALIFGSHDSATLEMTQRISTYLDTLWGAETVPWSMYYLNGQDNSMILISTLPLKDLSSGFKETTVGSIVDSRRAEMLQQANALDERESFSSLRRLAWQNGHYFTLRTTFNQPGHLATVVAFDLPINDLIPPDMPLDSFRLEPDSSTQNMRAASDKEAAESVSISFNGSKIEIASSLNSTGMRLVWQVPFGTLLLDTLQNILLPLLLNIGLLALALFGYSTFRFQPGRQSDASAVPAGTTNELRVLRALNEEIVSVLPLGVLVHDQEANRTVMSNKIADHLLPHLNLQNITTMADQHQGVIQATINNELYEIRQFRSQIAPRTQIFIIRDQDREVLVNKKLKQAQRLYEKNQQGRAAFMQNIGDAFKQPLKTLATQAAALNTSESHQLASQADSLVRMVDEIQLANMLENDFWKGTPTLFSIQNLIDEVVPEVLPVIKRKGLQLLINNHLSANDERHGDREALRRILLMLIQYAVTTTQIGKITLEVSTDESAEDRLTFRILDTGEGVTTSEIDNLHFPFLNDTQSDHYGKANALTFWLCDQLARKLGGHLNIKARESLGTRYSLHVKMAANPQEEDEERLLDDVVVMVDVTSNEIRNIVVRQLENWGAACITPDERLASQEFDLFLTDNPSNLTASGLLLSDDESGVRKIGPGQLRVNFNISNAMQEAVLQLIEEQLAQEEIAESPQGSNENAELHASGYYSLFVDTVPDDVKRLYTESAANDFAALAQTAHRLKGVFAMLNLVPGKQLCETLEHLIREKDASGIEKYISDIDAYVKSLL is encoded by the coding sequence ATGAGTCAGACTGAAACTACCGCCCCGAGCAAATTCTCCCTCCTCCCCGGGAGCATCACCCGTTTCTTTCTTCTTTTGATCGTTGTGCTGTTAGTCACCATGGGGGTTATGGTGCAGAGCGCGGTGAACGCCTGGCTAAAGGACAAAAGCTATCAGGTTGTTGATATCACCCATGCCGTACACAAACGCATTGATACCTGGCGCTACGCCACCTGGCAGATTTACGACAATATTGCGGCTGCGCCCGCAACCTCATCCGGGGATGGGCTGCAGGAGACACGTCTTAAGCAGGACGTCTATTATCTCGAAAAACCGCAGCGCAAAACGGAGGCACTTATCTTTGGCTCTCACGACAGTGCGACGCTGGAGATGACGCAGCGCATTTCGACCTATCTGGATACCCTTTGGGGAGCCGAAACCGTGCCGTGGTCGATGTACTATCTGAATGGTCAGGACAACAGCATGATCCTGATCTCGACGCTGCCGTTGAAAGATCTCTCTTCCGGGTTTAAAGAGACAACCGTGGGCAGCATCGTCGATTCCCGTCGGGCAGAGATGTTGCAGCAGGCAAATGCTCTCGATGAACGTGAGAGCTTCTCTTCCCTGCGTCGCCTGGCCTGGCAAAATGGTCACTATTTTACCCTGCGCACCACGTTCAACCAGCCAGGGCATCTGGCGACGGTGGTGGCCTTCGATTTGCCAATTAATGATTTAATCCCGCCGGATATGCCGCTCGACAGCTTCCGCCTTGAGCCAGACAGCAGCACACAGAATATGCGTGCGGCGTCTGACAAAGAGGCCGCAGAGAGCGTATCGATCTCTTTTAATGGCTCGAAAATTGAAATTGCCTCTTCGCTGAACTCAACCGGTATGCGTCTGGTGTGGCAGGTGCCGTTTGGCACGCTGTTGCTCGACACCCTGCAAAATATCCTGCTGCCTCTGCTGCTGAATATCGGTCTGCTGGCGCTGGCTCTGTTTGGCTACAGTACGTTTCGTTTCCAGCCGGGTCGTCAAAGCGACGCCTCTGCGGTTCCGGCGGGCACCACTAATGAGTTGCGCGTGTTACGTGCATTGAATGAAGAGATTGTTTCCGTGCTGCCGCTTGGGGTCTTAGTTCACGACCAGGAAGCGAATCGTACGGTGATGAGCAACAAAATTGCCGACCATCTGCTGCCGCATCTTAACCTGCAAAACATCACCACCATGGCGGATCAGCACCAGGGGGTGATTCAGGCCACCATCAACAATGAACTGTACGAGATCCGTCAGTTCCGCAGTCAAATCGCCCCACGCACGCAAATTTTCATTATCCGCGATCAGGATAGAGAAGTGCTGGTGAATAAAAAGCTGAAGCAGGCGCAAAGACTGTATGAGAAAAACCAGCAGGGGCGCGCGGCATTCATGCAGAATATTGGTGATGCCTTCAAACAGCCATTAAAAACGCTGGCAACCCAGGCGGCAGCGTTAAATACGTCAGAAAGCCACCAGCTTGCCAGCCAGGCCGACTCACTGGTTCGTATGGTTGATGAGATCCAACTGGCGAATATGCTGGAGAATGATTTCTGGAAAGGAACACCTACCCTCTTCTCCATTCAGAATCTGATCGATGAAGTGGTTCCGGAAGTCCTGCCCGTGATTAAGCGCAAAGGACTGCAACTGCTAATCAATAACCATTTATCCGCGAATGATGAACGTCATGGCGATCGCGAAGCACTGCGCCGCATTCTGCTGATGCTTATTCAGTATGCGGTGACCACCACGCAGATTGGCAAGATCACCCTGGAGGTGAGCACAGACGAGTCTGCTGAAGATCGTCTGACGTTCCGCATCCTGGACACCGGGGAAGGCGTCACAACGAGCGAAATTGATAATCTGCACTTCCCGTTCCTTAATGACACGCAGAGCGATCATTACGGCAAAGCCAATGCGCTGACCTTCTGGTTATGCGATCAACTGGCGCGTAAGCTTGGTGGTCACCTGAATATCAAGGCCCGTGAATCCCTCGGCACCCGGTATTCTCTGCACGTTAAAATGGCCGCCAATCCACAAGAAGAAGATGAAGAACGTCTGCTGGATGATGTTGTGGTGATGGTCGATGTGACCTCAAATGAGATCCGCAATATTGTGGTTCGTCAGTTAGAAAACTGGGGCGCGGCCTGCATCACGCCGGATGAAAGGCTGGCAAGTCAAGAATTTGATCTGTTTTTAACTGATAATCCGTCTAATCTTACTGCCTCCGGCTTGCTTTTAAGCGATGATGAGTCAGGCGTGCGGAAAATCGGCCCTGGCCAGCTGCGCGTCAACTTTAATATAAGCAATGCGATGCAGGAAGCTGTACTACAACTAATAGAAGAACAGCTGGCGCAGGAAGAGATAGCGGAATCCCCGCAAGGCAGCAATGAAAATGCCGAGCTTCACGCCAGCGGATATTATTCGCTCTTTGTTGATACAGTACCAGATGATGTTAAGCGGTTGTATACTGAGTCCGCTGCGAATGATTTTGCAGCGCTGGCACAGACAGCACACCGGCTTAAAGGGGTGTTTGCCATGCTTAATCTGGTTCCCGGCAAGCAGTTATGTGAAACGCTGGAACATCTAATTCGTGAGAAAGATGCCTCTGGCATTGAAAAATACATCAGCGACATTGACGCCTACGTCAAAAGCTTGCTGTAG